A DNA window from Coffea arabica cultivar ET-39 chromosome 6c, Coffea Arabica ET-39 HiFi, whole genome shotgun sequence contains the following coding sequences:
- the LOC113691885 gene encoding cytochrome P450 93A3-like, with amino-acid sequence MADIQGYIFLFLIWLISTVLLHVLFRNPKLSRLPPSPLALPIIGHLHLLAPIPHQALHKLSNRYGPLLHLFLGSVPCVVASSPEMAKEFLKTHENSFSNRPNSAVVDYITYGLQGFIFAPYGPYWKFMKKLCMTELLGGRTLDLLLPVRRDEITRFMELLSRKSKAGEAVDVGAELIRLANNVASRMAMSRRCSENENEAADIKTIIHEIAELTGKFNVSDFIWFCKNLDLQGFKKRIRDAAERFDVMIEKIIEEHQETRTKRRQNNDAGQQMKDLLDILLDISEDESSDIRLTRENIKAFILDIFAAGTDTSAITLEWALSELINHPHIMQKAVQEIDSNIGKNGLIDESDISKLPYLQAIVKETLRLHPTGPMIVRESSEDCEVAGYHIPAKTRLLVNVWAIGRDPNYWENPLEFRPERFVFEVGNVSKSQPDVRGQHFHLLPFGSGRRGCPGTSLALQVVQTSLAAMLQCFEWNVNGEGNGKVDMEEGPGITLPKARPLVCVPKARFNPLPI; translated from the exons ATGGCCGATATCCAGGGCTACATTTTTCTGTTCCTAATTTGGCTAATTTCCACCGTTCTCCTTCATGTACTATTCAGAAATCCAAAACTTTCTCGCCTTCCTCCAAGCCCGCTAGCCTTACCGATCATCGGTCACCTCCATCTTCTTGCTCCAATACCCCATCAAGCTCTCCACAAACTCTCAAATCGCTATGGACCTTTACTTCACTTGTTCCTCGGGTCTGTTCCTTGTGTTGTTGCTTCTTCACCCGAAATGGCGAAAGAGTTCCTCAAAACACATGAAAATTCCTTTTCTAACCGACCCAATTCTGCTGTTGTTGACTACATAACATATGGTTTACAGGGTTTTATCTTTGCCCCCTATGGACCTTATTGGAAGTTCATGAAAAAGCTATGCATGACTGAACTTCTTGGAGGTCGGACGCTAGACCTGTTACTTCCAGTTAGACGCGATGAGATAACGCGTTTTATGGAGCTGCTATCGCGAAAATCTAAAGCTGGTGAGGCAGTTGATGTTGGTGCAGAGCTCATTAGGCTTGCAAACAATGTGGCATCAAGAATGGCTATGAGCAGACGATGctctgaaaatgaaaatgaggcTGCAGACATAAAGACAATAATTCATGAGATAGCAGAGCTCACTGGGAAGTTTAATGTATCTGATTTTATCTggttttgcaagaatttggatTTGCAGGGATTTAAGAAGAGGATTAGAGATGCAGCTGAGAGGTTTGACGTAATGATTGAGAAGATCATAGAGGAACATCAAGAGACAAGGACGAAGCGTCGGCAAAACAATGATGCAGGTCAACAAATGAAGGATCTACTTGATATATTGCTCGATATATCCGAAGATGAAAGCTCAGACATAAGACTGACAAGAGAGAACATCAAGGCTTTTATCCTG GACATATTTGCAGCTGGGACTGACACTTCAGCCATTACACTAGAATGGGCACTGTCAGAGTTAATCAACCATCCACACATTATGCAAAAGGCAGTCCAAGAGATTGACTCTAACATAGGAAAAAACGGACTTATAGATGAATCAGATATTTCAAAACTTCCTTACCTTCAAGCTATAGTAAAAGAAACTCTGAGGCTTCATCCAACAGGGCCGATGATCGTAAGAGAGTCTAGTGAAGACTGCGAAGTTGCAGGTTACCACATACCAGCAAAAACTCGACTTCTCGTTAACGTATGGGCTATTGGAAGGGACCCCAATTACTGGGAGAATCCACTTGAATTTCGTCCAGAGAGGTTTGTTTTTGAAGTGGGGAATGTCAGCAAAAGCCAGCCAGATGTAAGGGGGCAGCATTTTCATCTGTTGCCATTTGGGAGTGGGAGAAGAGGTTGCCCTGGAACTTCATTGGCTTTACAAGTTGTTCAAACAAGTCTTGCAGCAATGCTTCAGTGCTTTGAGTGGAATGTTAATGGTGAAGGAAATGGTAAAGTGGATATGGAAGAAGGACCTGGTATTACCCTTCCGAAAGCTCGTCCTTTAGTTTGCGTCCCAAAGGCTAGGTTCAATCCACTTCCAATATGA
- the LOC113694314 gene encoding uncharacterized protein, whose product MVTVNLGMLHYVLDHVYGAVLHRTKITPPFFSRGWGGNKLELFERMINQLFPNVEGQNWPPMLVEPIWKIVWESKAACLKEGVFKTPCDEELLSALPTESHHGRVAFLAPKFVSPHRMSCVVHLAGTGDHTFERRLRLGGPLLKENIATMVLESPFYGKRRPFLQRGAKLLCVSDLLLLGRVTIEEARSLLYWLDSEAGFGKMGVCGISMGGVHAAMVGSLHPTPIATLPFLSPHSAVVAFCEGVLKHATAWDALRDDLAMEKAATTLEEVRDRMRNVLSLTDVTRFPIPKNPKSVIFVAATDDGYIPKHSVLELQKAWPGSEVRWVTGGHVSSILLHGGQFRKAIVDALDRLEWKEDPS is encoded by the exons ATGGTAACTGTAAATCTGGGAATGCTCCACTATGTATTGGATCATGTATATGGTGCGGTTCTGCACAGAACAAAGATTACCCCGCCATTTTTTTCAAGAGGGTGGGGTGGAAATAAGCTTGAGCTATTTGAGAGAATGATAAACCAGTTATTCCCAAATGTTGAAGGGCAGAATTGGCCTCCCATGTTGGTTGAGCCCATATGGAAAATCGTTTGGGAATCCAAGGCAGCTTGTTTGAAAGAAGGGGTGTTTAAAACGCCTTGTGATGAGGAGCTTCTCAGTGCATTGCCTACTGAGAGTCACCATGGAAGGGTTGCGTTTCTTGCTCCAAAATTTGTTTCTCCTCATAGGATGTCCTGTGTGGTTCACCTTGCCG GTACTGGAGATCATACTTTTGAACGAAGATTGCGACTTGGTGGACCATTGCTGAAGGAGAATATAGCAACCATGGTACTTGAGAG TCCCTTCTATGGAAAAAGACGTCCTTTTCTTCAGCGTGGTGCAAAACTCTTGTGTGTGAGTGACTTGCTGCTACTGGGAAGAGTCACAATTGAGGAGGCTAGAAGTCTTCTGTATTGGTTGGACTCTGAAGCTGGGTTTGGAAAAATGGGTGTATGCGGAATTAGCATGG GGGGAGTACATGCAGCAATGGTTGGATCTTTACACCCTACACCTATTGCAACTCTCCCATTTCTCTCTCCACATTCTGCTGTTGTGGCATTCTGCGAAGGGGTGCTAAAACATGCCACTGCATGGGATGCGCTGAGAGATGACCTTGCTATGGAGAAGGCTGCAACGACCCTCGAGGAAGTGAGAGACAGGATGAGAAATGTGCTCTCTCTCACAGATGTCACTCGGTTtccaatacccaaaaatcccaaaTCTGTTATATTTGTTGCAGCCACT GATGATGGATACATTCCAAAGCACTCGGTGCTGGAGCTTCAAAAAGCTTGGCCTGGCTCAGAAGTGAGATGGGTTACTGGTGGTCATGTCTCATCCATCCTTCTCCATGGCGGTCAATTTCGCAAGGCAATTGTTGATGCCCTTGACAGATTAGAGTGGAAAGAAGACCCTTCATGA